The Maylandia zebra isolate NMK-2024a linkage group LG4, Mzebra_GT3a, whole genome shotgun sequence genome segment CAAAAACGCtgagatgtttaaaaaaatgattctcGTTCCCTCTCACGAGTTGAAAAAACTGACCCGACCCACCGAGCCTACCGTCAGAGAAACTGCCAAAGACGATTTGGACGAAAAGATGAAAGCCATACTGGAGGATCCGCGGCTAAATTCGTATGAAAAAATCAAAAGATACGAGTCTCTGCTGCGGAGATATCTCACACTCTCTAAACAGGACCGGGACGAGGAGAGTAGGGTGACTTTCCACCTCCCGCCAGAGGAGGCGCAGCAGCAGGTGCATCAGCAGGTGCAGCAACAAGTGCAGCAACAAGTGCAGCGGCCcagagaggaggatgatgaAATGATGGAAGAAGTATTAAAATCCTTACCCCCTCGAGATCGCAAAAACGCCCGCTACATTATGCAGAAATtagctgagggtggaggaggatgGACAAAGAGGGGTGAATTTGTTTACAAGGGGGATGCGGTGCGGGGTTCGCACATGATCGATCTATTTAAAaacctctccctctcttttaaaagtaaaaaccaAACGCGACCGAAAGGATGGAACGCGTTTTTAACTACTTTGGTCGAAACAAACATACCCTCATCCTCAATACATAACCGTATAGCTCGCGATCAGTATGCGCGTCTTAAAtctgtggaggaggagggaggacaGACACCTGCGCGAAGGGGGAGAAAACCTTCTCGGGTCAAAATAACGCTTTCCCCGACCTGGACCTCTAtgtaaaatcaaatgttttttttgtttacaaatgaaataaaaaaacgctgcaacaaacttttttttgtttacgtTTCTTTATTCGATACACACATCTTTAAACTTTTGTAAGGAGCACGCCACGTGATGACCTCTGCGAGAGCGAGCGGGGCAGCGTCCTTTCAGAAAGTCAGACACCATGtcatcatttttaaacacatcgTTATAGTACAGAGAAAGTATTTTACCGACGGATAACCCCTGAGCCTTGTGACATAGATAAAAAATGCAATGTTGCCCGCAAACGACAGACATAGGGTGCTGAAGTTGACGATCGTGATAGAGTATTTTGTCAGAGCGGCCTTCCAGAAACTCTGAGATGACCGAGGGATAGTGAGCAAAGTCGGGAGGGAATCCGTAAGAGTCAAAAAAAGTGGAGGAGCCGTCCTTTTCCAGAGTCAGAGCCAGCCAGTGTTCTCCCCTCAAGTGCGAGGGGTGAGTGTTTACTATAAAGTAGGCGGGGGGTTTAAAGTCGCGCCTCAAAAAGGCCAGCTGGTCCGAGGCCCAAACCCCGCAGAAAACGTCTCCCAAGGCGCGATGTAGAATGTGCTCCAGCTGAAGGTTATCCATGTATATATTTTAGTAATAATCCACCAGCACCTGTCTTTTAGAGTCAATCTCCAGAATTGAGTCGTAGCAGGCGTACACTATGAGAGTTGTGGTCTGAGGCAGAGGAACTCTGAATCTCATCTCCAGCCTCAAATTCCCGTTGGAGACGGGAGACAGGGCGTCAGCATCCTTCCAGATTAAAGGCAAAAAGGGCGTACCCTTCGTTAAATTCCCGGCGATCGATGCTCAGAGGTAAATCTTTGAGGTGTCTCCCCGTGGCGGAAAACATGTGATAAAACTCCCTGACCGAATTTCCGCGGTCAAACTGTGGCTGGAAAGCTTTGGCGGGCACCTGCCTGCCGTCCTGACACAACGCCAGATACTCCACATCGTTGTGTCTAAAGTTGAAAGGCGACAGATCCCTCCTCCCGGTGAAGGCGTCGTGATGAACCATGCCCAGGACCACTTATTTTGGCATGGCTCCCAGAAAGAGATTCTCTTGGTTGCAGATCCTGGAATTTTCAGGGATGGAGTAGGTTTTCACAGAAACGCGCGAAAGAGGATAGAGGGCGTTTACTTTCATCAGGGCCGCGGCGTGCCCCAGCCTGACGGCCGGCGAGACAGTAACCTTTTTAACAAACAGAGAGGCCGAAGTTATTTTCAGAGCAAACTGCGAATCCCGAGTTCCCATCAGACTGAAGGCATCGCTGTTGCGTATCAATTTAATTCTCAAATCCACAGAGTTCAGCAGGAGCCTCTCGCAGAAGAAAATATCAGCGTGGAGGGGACCCAGCAGGTCCACTTCTCGCGACTCGGCCGTGAAAACGGCTCTCTGTTTTATCCCTCTGTTCGGCCCGTTGCTTATAACTATAGAATCCATGTCTCCGGCTGTGTCTTTGTAAAACAGACCGGCGCTGAATTGACTCTTTAGAGTGTCTTCTGAAAAGTTGAGCAGCGTCTCGATCATGGCCCTGTAAGGATGGGTGGCGCTGGACTGCGAAATCAATCGATCCCCCAGAATAACGTCGCACTGACTGAAAATTGTGTTGAGAGGATAATTGATGAGGGCTACCCCCGCATCGGGTGGGATGTTGCTCCCGTCCCTTTCCGTAATTTTCACTCTCAGATGGAGCATGGTGTCGTTCAGATCGAGATACTTTTCCCCGTCTCCGGGGATGAAAAATTCAATGGGTGAGTTGTCGTTCAAAGCAGAGAGGGGCTGACATTCTTGATATTTTTTATCCTCTATGGATAGCTGGGTCATGGGAGCCGAAAATAGATCCAGTTCGGCAAGGGTGCATTCGGCAGATTTCTTGTGTAAGagagacattttttatttatttattttcttctaaaATATGTCCGAGCTCCTCTGGGGCTTCCTTCTCTTCCCGCTGCCAGCCTTAACTGATTTACTTTTTACTCCgacgcttttatttttaatccgCTCGCCCGGAGGGCGTTTCCTCTTCCTGCGGGAGAGGACCATCATACCCCCCGCCCCCTCCTGGCGAGGCTCTGTCAGCTTACCCATCACTCTTTTCACAGCGTCTGTAGCGATATTGGTTGCGGCCGTTTTCAGGTGAGGTTTAGCTACGGCGAACCCTGATTTGAAGAGAGGAGACACGAAACGAAACAGTCTGGAGAAGATGGATCCTATCCCTCTGCCGTACATCACGGGCGCTCCGTAAAAACCCGGAAGGGAACCTCCCACCTGCCCCTCATAATACCTCACAAAACGGTGAGGGTCCTGCGGAAGTCGCGCAGCCATTGTCAAGCCGGTTTAAAGTGCAGCTTGACTATCGTTTTCCCGTAAACAAAATCCACGAATCTGTCGCGGTCCGTTTTAATTTCTACGCGTAtggttttaatgtattttttagaAACGCGTAAGTAATGGACCGTATTATGTCTGATGCTGATCACGTCTCCGTAATCGCCTTTCACGTTAAGGACGCTGAGCAACGGTGAGTAACTGTCACCGACCGGCTGGTACTGAACGATGTCGGTGTAGAGAAACAGGTTATATACACCCGCGTTCATATCGCACGGATACGGAGTAGAGCGCTTCGACAGAGTCCACCACTCGTTCGTTTTCAATCCCAGCATGTAAGCCAGAGGAGGGAAGACCTTTATTTTATGGCTCCCGACTCCTTTGATATCCAGACGTTTGGTGATGTTGTTGAATGAAGCCTCGAAGGACGGGTCGTACTTTTGGATCGCCGGCACCAGGTGATCCAATAGATCTTTAACGCGTCCGTAATGACCTCCCCTGCCgaattttaaaatcaccagGGGCTGATCTTCCTCCGTCGTCCGCATCAGCTCCAAGTAGGAGGCGTCCGGCGGTAGATTGTACCATGTGCGCGGGTAAATGAATTCGCATAAGCCCACGCTCCATTCTCCGGTCAGCTCGAGGGGTTTGGCCAGATCCACCGTGTAGCAGCCGCTGGCGTTATCTTTAAATAAGCCCTTGCTGGCGTTGGAAGGCAGGGTCACGTAAAACCCTTCGGACTGCatgatgaattttaaaaaatgagccgAATGATGCGAGGGGTCTCTTTTTTTATACGCCTACCACTTCCGAGGCTTTCACCCAGCTGTTGAATTTATCCGGCCAGTTTTTCCACTTgacaaaaacctgtttttccccTCTGACTGTGCGCCGCTTTAAAATCTTCTCCACATGAAACGCTTTGTCCTCGGTCAGTTTCACTTTCTGCAGCTCGGGCTCATAAAACGACCCATCAATGGGGTCCCCGTCATAATCTTGTAGCTTATACACGGGTGGCGATCGGTGAAGGACCCTGATCACAGTAAAGATTTCGTCCGTGAAACTCTGTTCGTATTTTTTATCAAATACTCCTCTCAATTTGGATATCCTCACCAGATCCGCCCTCTTAAATTTCAACTTTATTTTAGGACGGACGGGTGTCTTTCCATACAAGTTGCGAAACACCTGATCCGCGTTCTCGGGGCGCACCTCGGCAGGTGCCATTTTAATGCTGCTGTGAAAACTGTGGTTATATCCTTCTAACAGGTCGGGCAACACCTCCAGATAGCGTCTGGTATTGTGCGCGGTGAAATATCTCCACATCCTCGTTTTCAGAGTGCGGTTAAATCTCTCCACCACCGAGGCCTTTAGGTCGCTGGCGGTAGCAAAATGGGAGATGCTGTGATTTTTCATCAGAGCTTGAAAACTCTTGTTGAAAAACTCTTTTCCCGCATCGGTCTGTAAATTTTCCGGTATTTCACTCTCTCTCAACACAGATTCGAAAGCTTCAGTCACTTCAGAACCCGTCTTCTTTTTCAGGGGGCGGGCGTAAGCCTTTTTTGAAAATACGTCTATGACGGTTAATAAATAATTGAATCCGTCGTTGTATTCAGACAGCTGTCTCATGTCGCACAGGTCGGCCTGAAGCTGCTTCAGGGGTTTGGTCACAAACACTCTATTTCTCTTAAATCTTACTCGCGCCGGCTTGTGCAGAGTATAGGCGTCCTGCTCGGATAAAAAATTCTGCACCTTGCGGATATCAACTTTTTTACCAGTTTCATCTTCTAAAGTGCGTCGGAGTCTATTTACTCCTCCGAAACTACCTGGGTGATGCGGGTCATAATACACTTTTTTCATCTCACTTTTCTCGGCCATCTCGTCTTCTGATAAAAAGCTCGTCTGCGTTATAACGTCGCAGGAGTCggcttttattattttattcaaaaaacCAGAGGGCTTAATGTGCAGAAAACAGGAATACGTTATTCAAAAACCAGAGATGaatgctttttaaatattttttattcaaaaccagagggtttaacatgcaaaaaacaggaatacatttttattcaaaaacCCTGAGATAAAACACACTTATAGAATACAAgtaagttacaaaaaaaaaaaaaaaacaggaatacACTTTTATTCAAAACCCTGAGATAAAACACAGTTATAGAATACaacaactcttttttttttttttaattcaaaaccAGAAGGTTTAACatgcgaaaaaaaaaaaacaggaatacatttttattcaaaacCCTGAGATAAAACACACTTATAGAATACAAAaaaactctttcttttttttaaaaacatgaagtaAACATGTTAAAAGGTTACAAAcaggatacttttttttttttttaaagcatacacGATTAAAAAACGAggtagtttttttaaaaagaaacagaatacatgattaaaataaagcagaattaaaaaacgaggtagtttttttttttgttttgttttttaaaaagaaacagaatacgCTTTTATTCAAAACCCTGAGATAAAACACAGTTATAGAGTCAAACGGTtacaaaaactctttttttttctttttttaaaaaacatgaggTAAACATGTTAAATGgttacaaacaaacaggatacttttttttttaaagcatacacGATTAAAAAATGAGgtaggattttaaaaaaacagaatacacGATTAAAAATGAGgtaggattttttttgttttttttttaaaaagaaacagaatacaTGGTTTAAAAAACAAGGTTAAATATAGGAAGCATGCAGGATAAGAATCAGCAACCTTTGTAAAACTCCGTAACCAAACGGAGTTCCCCGATTTTAACCACATCTTGCCCCACCAAATTGTCATAAGCGTCTGTGATGGCGTCAAAGACTTTCCTCACCGATTTCAGCTCATGAAGCAAGGTCTCCGCAACCATCCCGACTTTAACATCCTCAGTTTTGATGTTGCGAGCAATCAGCAGACGTTGAATGGAAGGGACAAAGCGAGGAGTGAGCAGTTTCTTTCTGATGTTATAATAATTGTCGGAATAAAAATCATCCTCCAGAATTTGCAGGCACTCGTGTTGTCTCTGGCTGGGATGGTCTATCTTACATCCATTACATTCGTCGGTGCGGTGCTTGTTTATCACCAAGTTGACCAGATGATACACAGCAGTTTTCACAGTGTCGATGAATAAAGAAGACGCCCAGCCGTCCATCTCGTCGGTATGCTGCTGCCGCCTCTGGCGCTTCAGAGGCCAGTAACCGGGAGTGTCGGGTACCAGCTCGCCCTCGTCAGAAAAACAATCGGTGGAGCCGGTCTCCTCATCGCGAAGCAGGGGTGCAgagtccatctctctctctctctgagctaAAAAAGGCTTTTTGATCGGACTTTTAAAACAGAAGGAAGGGGGCGTGGTCCGGGAGGGGCGGGGATTTTCAGAAGTTGAGACATTTCCTTACTCCTACGGCATCCCTCCAGCAGCGGCAAGTTTGAAAAAGAATTGTAATATCCTTCCTCACTTGCAGCATTCTTACGACCCACTCTTTGGCTGGTATAACCATCATGCTGCGAAATAATCTGCAGTCGGGGTTGAATTTTTCCATGACAAAAATGTCAGGGGCATCAGACTCGTCAGTCGAACGCAGACTAGctctcattctccatctccctgtGGCTGTGGTTCCTGAAGACCAGACGGTTGACAAGATTGTTTTAGTCTTGATCAGCTGCTCATCATTGAAGCGTATGCCTCCGTTCCGCGGCGGGGGAGGGGGAATAGCTTCTATTTCTTCTTCCGTAGCTTTTTCTGGAGCCGGGggaatgttttctttattctcaGCGGCTGCTTTCTCCTCTTTTATTTCTGGAGCTGGgggaatgttttcttttttctcaggAGCTGCTTTCTCCTCTTTTATTTCTGGAGCTGGGGGCTCATCATCTTCTTCTGGAAGTTTTTCAGCCAGGGGctcatcatcttcttcttcttcttcttcttcttcttcttcttctgtaacTGTGTCGAGAggatgatcatcatcatcatcatcatcagctgatTCATCAGGGGAGGAAACATCCTCTACAGAGGGGGTCTTTTCTTTATCCTCATCATTCTCAACAGCAGTATCCTCTTTTTCATCAGACGAGACAGAAGGAGGATCTTTTTCATCATCAGCAGCATCATGCTCTTCTTCATCATCAGCAGCATCATGCTCTTCTTCATCACCGAAGAcggaaggagaaggaggaggagggggaggagaatCTACCTCTCTCCGGGGTCTTTTAGCGGCAACATCTTCCTCTTCAGGAATGGGAAAATCCTCATTTGCCTCTCCGATAGCCATCGCAACCAGCAGCTTCAGCACGGCCCAGTCATTGGGAGTCAGCTTCACAATGCTGCTCGATTCCGTCAAGCTTTCTCCTTCGTTCAACTGATAAAACCAGAGCTCCCCCGATTCATATTTGAATATGTAGCCCCACTTTCCACAACCCTCAGCAGGCAGAGTCCATTCTCCTCGCAAGTTTCTCGGTGCTGGAATTTGGCTGCGGAACATGAAGACGCTCTTACTTCTTCCTTCTTTCCGCGGAGTGTCGGTTGCTTCGGGTCTGGTACTGTAGACAGACACCGGCGTATCGCTGATAATCGACGAGGCCCACTCGCTGCTGCTGCCGCCCATGCTCGAGGAGGGTTCTGCGGGAGAGCAGATTTCTTCACCGTCCAAGTAAACAGGACCGCTGGAGGGCTGCAGAAGGAAAGAATCCATCTTGTGTGTGAGACTTAGAAATTGTGACGGGGCTCCACCTCTCTGGTTTTTATTCTCCTCCCTCGCTGCAGTCCCTCCCactaaaaaactttttttcccaaCAACAGATGGCGCTCTTCCGGGGGTTCACCCCTCCTTTTTCAGGATGCAATTCGACACGGTTAGCAACAGATGGCGCGCTTCCGGGGTTCGCCCCCCTTTCTCAGGATATAATTCGTCACGCGGGGGGTTTCCCACCCCCCTTCTCCGGATACAATTCGTCACGCGGGGGGTTTCCCACGGGGGGGGAGGGGCGGGAGGTCAAAAGGTCGTGATTAGGGCCATCAATCACTTCGGATCAAATTTTGTCATAAGCTGTATGGGATTATCTCTCTTGGTTAAAAGGCCTGGAGAATCCCACACACTGACCTGTGCAGCCTCTGGATTCACATTCACTGACTACTATTTAGTCTGGGTCAGACAGGCTACTGGAAAAGGACTGGAGTGGCTTGCAAGCCATTATAACAGTGCTTACATCCATTATTTTCAGTCAGTCAGAGGCCGGTTCACCAtctccagagacaacagcaaacagcaggtgtatctgcagatgaacagtCAGCGCACTGAagattctgctgtttattattgtaCTCGACAGCCACAGTGACTGAAATTCTTTGAGCAGCTGTACAAAATCAAACAGTGGTCACCATACTTCATTTATCTTCAATGACAATTGTAGTATAATAAGGATATTATGAACACTAATACTAATAATACTGTGTTACGACCCGTCTAGGGCCAGGCAACAACATGAGTGAGGCACTCGCTTCCCCCCAAGACCCAAGCAGCCACAGAAAACAAATCCGTTCTTAATAATGCCATTTAGTTATAAAGTGATAATGAGGAACAACAAAAACGGGACTGTCAACACTTCAGGGTGAGCCAAGGCCCAAATAATagacaaaaaaaattctacACAAATCCCGCACCCCTGACCTTACCAAAACACAAGGACCTCTCCCGTCGTAGCGCTCCAGCCTCCTTTTAATGGGCGGGTCCTCCAGCTGGAACCAGTCACGCCGGGGCGGTGTA includes the following:
- the LOC143418265 gene encoding uncharacterized protein LOC143418265 — its product is MDTPPRRDWFQLEDPPIKRRLERYDGRGPCVLPSSGPVYLDGEEICSPAEPSSSMGGSSSEWASSIISDTPVSVYSTRPEATDTPRKEGRSKSVFMFRSQIPAPRNLRGEWTLPAEGCGKWGYIFKYESGELWFYQLNEGESLTESSSIVKLTPNDWAVLKLLVAMAIGEANEDFPIPEEEDVAAKRPRREVDSPPPPPPSPSVFGDEEEHDAADDEEEHDAADDEKDPPSVSSDEKEDTAVENDEDKEKTPSVEDVSSPDESADDDDDDDHPLDTVTEEEEEEEEEEEDDEPLAEKLPEEDDEPPAPEIKEEKAAPEKKENIPPAPEIKEEKAAAENKENIPPAPEKATEEEIEAIPPPPPRNGGIRFNDEQLIKTKTILSTVWSSGTTATGRWRMRASLRSTDESDAPDIFVMEKFNPDCRLFRSMMVIPAKEWVVRMLQREREMDSAPLLRDEETGSTDCFSDEGELVPDTPGYWPLKRQRRQQHTDEMDGWASSLFIDTVKTAVYHLVNLVINKHRTDECNGCKIDHPSQRQHECLQILEDDFYSDNYYNIRKKLLTPRFVPSIQRLLIARNIKTEDVKVGMVAETLLHELKSVRKVFDAITDAYDNLVGQDVVKIGELRLVTEFYKGC